In Candidatus Methanosphaera massiliense, the following are encoded in one genomic region:
- a CDS encoding class III signal peptide-containing protein produces the protein MDRRGQVAMEYMLIFFIVLIILSTISVPLVSDEINNVNDVASSVKAKNMLVNIAGTVNMVYSSDYGSVRTISVDCPIKSRVYYKSISNKHYIYTYVLLSDNSTKEVRVQVPCKVSFNNNPGYYYSYLNKRWYYNTEVKWINSSKGYDSVNVYFK, from the coding sequence TTGGATAGAAGAGGTCAGGTTGCCATGGAGTATATGTTAATATTCTTTATTGTGCTTATTATTCTTTCAACAATATCAGTTCCTCTTGTTAGTGATGAAATTAATAATGTCAATGATGTGGCTAGCAGTGTTAAGGCTAAGAATATGCTGGTTAATATAGCTGGTACTGTTAACATGGTTTATTCATCGGATTATGGTAGTGTACGTACTATTAGTGTGGATTGTCCTATAAAATCCAGAGTTTATTATAAATCTATTAGTAATAAGCATTATATTTACACGTATGTGTTACTGTCAGATAATTCTACAAAAGAGGTGAGGGTTCAGGTTCCTTGTAAGGTTAGTTTTAATAATAATCCTGGTTATTATTATTCTTATCTTAATAAGCGCTGGTATTATAATACGGAGGTTAAATGGATTAATTCATCTAAGGGGTATGATAGTGTTAATGTGTATTTTAAATAG
- the cysE gene encoding serine O-acetyltransferase, which translates to MKFLYNKEEQKMFDTIKEDIQTVFSNDPAAKSTIEVILCYPGLHALWLHKIAHWFWIRDHRLTGRFISHINRFLTGIEIHPGATIGRRFFIDHGMGVVIGETTIVGDDVLLYKGVVLGGTSLEDKKRHPTIGNNVVVGTNAIVLGDIEIGDNCKIGAGSVVTKPAPPGSTIVGIPGKTLDSIKKQNKRTHDLEHGKIPDPITEILNSIIQRQEDLEEIVYHENRSAEDRKIMYRELKDLADNTDVCEELHKKQEKKEEK; encoded by the coding sequence ATCAAATTTCTATATAATAAAGAGGAGCAAAAAATGTTTGATACCATCAAAGAAGATATACAAACCGTATTCTCGAATGATCCTGCTGCCAAAAGCACAATAGAAGTCATACTATGTTATCCAGGATTACACGCACTATGGCTACACAAAATAGCCCACTGGTTCTGGATAAGAGACCACCGCCTAACCGGAAGGTTTATATCACATATAAATAGATTTCTAACCGGAATAGAAATACATCCCGGAGCAACAATAGGCAGAAGATTCTTCATAGACCACGGAATGGGAGTAGTAATAGGAGAAACCACAATAGTAGGAGACGACGTACTACTATACAAAGGAGTAGTACTTGGAGGAACAAGCCTAGAAGATAAAAAAAGACATCCAACAATAGGAAACAACGTAGTAGTTGGAACAAACGCAATAGTTCTAGGAGACATAGAAATAGGAGACAACTGTAAAATAGGAGCAGGATCAGTAGTAACAAAACCAGCACCACCAGGATCAACCATAGTAGGAATACCAGGAAAAACATTAGACTCCATCAAAAAACAAAACAAACGCACACACGACCTAGAACACGGAAAAATACCAGACCCAATAACAGAAATACTAAACTCAATAATACAAAGACAAGAAGACCTAGAAGAAATAGTATACCATGAAAACCGTTCAGCAGAAGATAGAAAAATAATGTACAGAGAACTAAAGGATTTAGCTGACAATACTGATGTCTGTGAAGAATTACATAAAAAACAAGAAAAAAAAGAAGAAAAATAA